The genomic window GAGAAGAAATTACAAAAGCAGGAGAAGAGCATGGGGAAATCCATTGTCGCGATATTTCTTTTTATTTTATGTCTCATGTCATCTTACGGATGCAACCACAAACAAACTGCCTTGACGGAAAAAGACGGTATATGGGTTGTATATGACAGGGAGTGCCGGAAGTGTCACAAGATTAACGGAAAAGGGAGTCTTGTCGGACGATTCATTTACAAAATGCCGAATTTTACCAACACCAAGTGGCAGGACAACGTCTCTGATTCACGGCTCATTATTTCCGTGGCAAACGGGAAAGGAAAAATGCCCGGCTATAAGGGTAAACTGAAAGATGAAGAAATTGTCGACCTGGTCAAGGTCTGTGTCAGGAGTTTTTACCCGCCACCAGCAGAATAATAAGGTTCCGGAAAAAATAATCGTGTGACAAGGCTCAGAAAAGACCCTGCTTGTTCGGGGAAAAACAAGGGCAAACACGTTTCTCTGGTACGGCACGTTGCTTTTACCGTCCTTTGTGATACGATATGCTCTGGGGAATATTATAAACATCAGGCCAATGGAGAATAACCATGCTACGTGAGATGTGCAAGGCGAAGATACACGCCGCAACGGTAACAGAGACCAACCTGAATTATCAAGGGAGTATCAGCATCGACAAGGCGTTGCTTGATGCCGTGGATATTTTGCATTATGAACGGGTACAGGTCCTCAATATTAACAATGGAACACGGGTAGAAACCTACGTGATTGAAGGGGAGCGCAACTCCGGTGTCATTTGTTTAAACGGCGCTGCGGCACGGTGGGCGCAGCCCGGCGATAAGGTGATCATTATTTCTTACTGCCTCATGGAAGACAAAGAAGCAAAGAACTGGAAACCAAAGATTATTCTGGTGGATGAGAATAACAAACTCATCACAACCCTTCCCTTATGAGAAAGGTACTCCTCGAAATTCCTCTCCCTTTTTTCCATAAAGGCATCCCTATCTATGCTTACGGCTTTATGCTGATGGTTGCCTTTCTTGTGGCCATTACTATCGCGCGCTGGAGGGCGAAGAAGGAAGGGCTTGACCCAAACAAGATTACCGATCTCGGAATTTATCTCGTTTGTGCGGGTATTTTGGGGGCACGGCTTTTCTTTATTATCCAGTTCTACAAGGAGTATCAACATCATCTTCTCAGTATCTTTAAAATCTATGAGGGTGGTTTGGTTTACTACGGGGGGCTCTTTGCCGGCATCGTGACCTTGTTTGTTTACGTCAGGAAGAATCATCTGCCCTTCCTTAAGGTTGTTGATATCCTTATACCTTCAGCCGCACTGGGACTTGCCTTTGGCCGTATCGGATGCTTTCTGAATGGTTGCTGCTTCGGAAAGGTTGCGGCGCACATCCCCTGGGCGGTCCAATTTCCAAGAACCTTAGATAAAACGGGTATGGTGGATGGCAGCCCCGCCTTCGTTCATCAGTATGAGATCGGATTGATTTCCCTCTCGGAGACACATAGTCTTCCGATCCATCCCACTCAGTTGTACTCATTTGTTGCAGATGTGATACTTTTCTTTCTTCTGAGTGCTTTTTTACGGTACCGAAAAAAAACCGGAGAGGTGCTGCTTATGTTTGGAATCCTGTATCCCGTCATACGGTTTTCGATAGAGTCGCTCAGGGATGATAATCCGCTCATCTTTGGGCTTTTTACCATCGCACAGATTATTAGTATTGGCATGTTTGCGGTATCGGTGAGTCTTTTTACCGTGGGCAGGCTGAAAAACTACGGCAATGCAGTCAGGAGTTAATCCGGAGACTTGTGTTTTATTGGTCGCTGGTGGCGTTGAATTCAATGACGGGAAAAGACGGCCTTGAGGTCGGGATTATATTCTTACCCCAACCTTTTTGAATTCTCTTTCGCTATAAAGAACGACGTAATCATCCAATCCTGTCTTTTCCTTAATAGCCTGAATTACGGCCTCGCATTCGGCATCGGTGTAACCGTGGATCATGGTAAAGACGTTGTATTCCCAGTCAGGATACACGGGGCGTTCGTAACAGTGGGTTACCTCTTCAAATCCGGCCATGATCTTACCTACGTCGTCAACCCTGTCACCTGGCACCTTCCATACACACATGGCATTGGCGTTGATGCCAATCTTACGATGAGCAATCGAAGCGGCGAGACGCCTGATCTTTCCCTCTTCCAGGAGTTTTTTGAGCCTCTGTATTACCTCGTCTTCAGTCATTCCCATTGCCTGTCCGATATCTTTGTAAGGGGTCTTCGTAACCGGCAGGCCTTCCTGTATGTGTTTAATAAGTTTAACATCGATGTCTTCTTTTTTTGTTGTCATGATTGAATTAAGCACGGATAAACGAAATTGCCCGTGTCAGCCTTTCGATATTGAGATTCTTAATAAATTTTAAAACGAACGCCGATCTTGAACTTTTTTATCGTAGGCATTGTCCGGACAATTAGCCCGGTTCGGTTCTCGATCTCTTTTAATCTGCTGTTGAGTTCCTCGTCGTCCTTTGCCGACATGGTAAACCACATATTGTAGGGGATATGTTTATTTTCCCCTTTTCGCAGGTAATTATGGGAAACTCCGCTATATTCGTTGATAATAGCGCTTACCTCATCAATGCGGTCTTCCGGAACATTAACCGCGGCCAGGGTCGCTTCCCTGCCCATGGCCTGGGTATTAATAATGGGTGCAAGCCTCCTTACGTAACCTTTTTCTATCATGAACTTAATGCGTTCGATGATCGTGTCTTCATCGACAGCTAGTTCTTTGCTCAACTCCAGAAATGGCCTTGATACAAGAGGCAGATTGGATTGCAAACGGTGCAGTATCTTTCTGTCAGTATC from Candidatus Brocadia sp. includes these protein-coding regions:
- a CDS encoding cytochrome c — translated: MGKSIVAIFLFILCLMSSYGCNHKQTALTEKDGIWVVYDRECRKCHKINGKGSLVGRFIYKMPNFTNTKWQDNVSDSRLIISVANGKGKMPGYKGKLKDEEIVDLVKVCVRSFYPPPAE
- a CDS encoding aspartate 1-decarboxylase — translated: MLREMCKAKIHAATVTETNLNYQGSISIDKALLDAVDILHYERVQVLNINNGTRVETYVIEGERNSGVICLNGAAARWAQPGDKVIIISYCLMEDKEAKNWKPKIILVDENNKLITTLPL
- the lgt gene encoding prolipoprotein diacylglyceryl transferase: MRKVLLEIPLPFFHKGIPIYAYGFMLMVAFLVAITIARWRAKKEGLDPNKITDLGIYLVCAGILGARLFFIIQFYKEYQHHLLSIFKIYEGGLVYYGGLFAGIVTLFVYVRKNHLPFLKVVDILIPSAALGLAFGRIGCFLNGCCFGKVAAHIPWAVQFPRTLDKTGMVDGSPAFVHQYEIGLISLSETHSLPIHPTQLYSFVADVILFFLLSAFLRYRKKTGEVLLMFGILYPVIRFSIESLRDDNPLIFGLFTIAQIISIGMFAVSVSLFTVGRLKNYGNAVRS
- a CDS encoding AsnC family transcriptional regulator, whose translation is MTTKKEDIDVKLIKHIQEGLPVTKTPYKDIGQAMGMTEDEVIQRLKKLLEEGKIRRLAASIAHRKIGINANAMCVWKVPGDRVDDVGKIMAGFEEVTHCYERPVYPDWEYNVFTMIHGYTDAECEAVIQAIKEKTGLDDYVVLYSEREFKKVGVRI
- a CDS encoding AsnC family transcriptional regulator — translated: MMLSDTDRKILHRLQSNLPLVSRPFLELSKELAVDEDTIIERIKFMIEKGYVRRLAPIINTQAMGREATLAAVNVPEDRIDEVSAIINEYSGVSHNYLRKGENKHIPYNMWFTMSAKDDEELNSRLKEIENRTGLIVRTMPTIKKFKIGVRFKIY